A region of Chlamydia crocodili DNA encodes the following proteins:
- a CDS encoding V-type ATP synthase subunit D → MSSQIKLTKNAYRLEKVKLSRLETYLPTLKLKKALLQVEVANAIREASESIQAYEEARESIYAFAELYSVPLYVDAITNSFNIEKVEKDYENITGVEVPVVRNIVLSESSYSVLDTPIWIDTLVAYSREFVINKVRSEVAAEKQRILEEELRNVSIRVNLFEKKLIPETTRMIKKIAIFLSDRSITDVGQVKMAKKKIEQRKKESECA, encoded by the coding sequence ATGTCTTCACAGATAAAGCTAACAAAAAATGCCTATCGTTTAGAGAAAGTAAAGCTCTCACGTTTGGAAACATATTTACCGACATTAAAATTAAAAAAAGCGCTGTTGCAAGTAGAAGTTGCTAATGCTATCCGAGAAGCTAGTGAGAGTATACAAGCATATGAAGAAGCCAGAGAGAGTATTTATGCTTTCGCAGAGCTTTATAGTGTTCCTCTTTATGTTGATGCGATTACAAATAGCTTTAATATAGAGAAAGTCGAGAAGGACTATGAAAATATTACGGGAGTAGAAGTCCCTGTAGTAAGAAATATTGTCCTATCAGAATCTTCCTATTCTGTTTTAGATACTCCCATTTGGATCGATACGCTTGTAGCCTATTCTAGAGAATTCGTGATTAATAAAGTGCGTTCTGAAGTGGCTGCAGAAAAGCAAAGGATTTTAGAAGAAGAATTAAGAAATGTATCCATTCGTGTAAATCTCTTTGAGAAGAAATTGATTCCAGAGACCACACGAATGATTAAGAAAATTGCAATTTTCTTAAGTGATCGCAGTATTACAGATGTTGGCCAAGTAAAGATGGCTAAGAAAAAGATAGAGCAGCGTAAGAAGGAATCCGAATGCGCGTAA
- the tal gene encoding transaldolase, protein MSSQFEQLKLLSVLVCDTGDPELVKSSGSQDATTNPSLILKVAQEPKYQELLTEAIAWGIRQNGDDIQTLTFVLDKIQVNFGLEILNCIPGRVSLEIDARLSFNTEAMIQRAIFLSELFAAAGGDKKRLLVKIPGTWEGIQAVEVLEKQGIACNITLVFNLIQAIAAAKAKATLISPFVGRIYDWWIAAYGDEGYSIEADPGVASVSNIYTYYKKFDIPTQIMAASFRSKEQVLALAGCDLLTVSPKLLDELKKDQSPVAKKLDVTAAKKLDVQPVELTESVFRFLMNEDAMATEKLAEGIRIFSGDTQILEAAVTEFIKQIAAQDA, encoded by the coding sequence ATGTCTAGCCAATTCGAGCAACTAAAACTCTTGAGTGTTCTTGTTTGTGACACTGGTGATCCAGAGTTAGTTAAGTCTTCAGGATCTCAAGACGCAACGACGAATCCATCTCTTATTCTCAAAGTTGCGCAAGAGCCGAAGTATCAAGAATTGCTAACCGAAGCAATTGCTTGGGGAATTCGACAAAACGGCGATGATATTCAAACTTTGACTTTTGTTTTAGACAAGATACAGGTGAATTTTGGTTTAGAAATTCTTAACTGTATTCCAGGTAGAGTTTCTTTGGAAATTGATGCACGTCTTTCGTTTAATACAGAAGCAATGATTCAAAGAGCTATTTTCTTAAGTGAATTATTTGCTGCTGCTGGTGGCGATAAGAAACGTCTTTTAGTTAAAATTCCTGGTACTTGGGAAGGAATTCAAGCTGTAGAAGTTTTAGAAAAACAAGGTATTGCTTGTAATATCACTCTTGTTTTTAATTTGATTCAGGCTATTGCTGCTGCCAAAGCAAAAGCAACATTGATTTCACCGTTCGTTGGTCGTATTTATGATTGGTGGATAGCTGCTTATGGAGACGAAGGTTATTCTATAGAAGCTGATCCTGGTGTAGCTTCCGTATCGAATATCTATACATATTATAAGAAGTTTGATATCCCTACACAAATCATGGCCGCCTCTTTCCGTTCAAAAGAACAGGTATTAGCTCTAGCAGGATGTGATTTGCTAACAGTTTCTCCGAAGTTGTTAGATGAATTGAAAAAGGATCAATCACCGGTTGCAAAAAAGTTAGATGTTACAGCTGCTAAGAAATTAGATGTTCAACCTGTTGAATTGACAGAAAGCGTATTTCGTTTCTTGATGAATGAAGATGCTATGGCTACTGAGAAACTTGCTGAGGGTATTCGTATATTTTCTGGTGATACTCAAATTCTTGAAGCAGCAGTTACAGAATTTATTAAGCAAATAGCTGCCCAAGATGCGTAA
- a CDS encoding V-type ATP synthase subunit B, which yields MQTIYTKITDIKGNLITVEAEGARLGELAEIERLDGRSSYASVLRFDSKKVTLQVFGGTSGLSTGDRVIFLGRSMEITYGESLIGRRLNGVGKPIDGEGECFGDPIEISTPTFNPVCRVVPRDMVKTNIPMIDVFNCLVKSQKIPIFSSSGENHNALLMRIAAQTDADIVIIGGMGLTFVDYSFFVDESKRLGFADKCVMFIHKAVDAPVECVLIPDMALACAEKFAVDCNKNVLVLLTDMTAFADALKEIAITMDQIPANRGYPGSLYSDLALRYEKAVDIANGGSITLISVTTMPGDDITHPVPDNTGFITEGQFYLKNNRIDPFGSLSRLKQLVIGKVTREDHGDLANSLIRLYADSRKAAERMSMGFKLSNWDKKLLAFAELFETRLMSLEVNIPLEEALDIGWKILAQSFHSEEVGIKEQLINKYWPKSCLHR from the coding sequence ATGCAGACAATATATACAAAAATTACCGACATCAAAGGAAACTTAATAACCGTAGAAGCTGAGGGAGCACGTTTAGGTGAATTAGCGGAAATCGAAAGATTAGATGGAAGATCTTCATACGCTTCTGTTTTACGCTTTGATTCTAAGAAAGTGACTTTACAAGTTTTTGGTGGTACTTCCGGATTGTCGACAGGAGATAGGGTAATCTTTTTAGGTCGTTCTATGGAGATTACTTATGGGGAATCTCTAATAGGTAGACGTTTAAACGGTGTAGGTAAGCCGATTGACGGCGAGGGGGAGTGTTTTGGTGATCCGATTGAAATTTCAACACCTACATTTAATCCTGTCTGTCGTGTTGTGCCTAGGGATATGGTGAAAACCAATATTCCTATGATTGATGTCTTCAATTGTTTAGTTAAGTCGCAAAAGATTCCTATTTTTTCTTCTTCTGGAGAGAATCACAATGCTTTATTAATGCGTATCGCTGCACAAACAGATGCTGATATTGTAATTATTGGTGGCATGGGATTAACGTTCGTTGACTATAGCTTTTTTGTTGATGAGTCTAAGAGATTAGGATTTGCAGATAAATGTGTGATGTTTATTCATAAAGCTGTAGACGCGCCTGTAGAGTGTGTTTTAATTCCTGATATGGCTTTAGCATGTGCTGAGAAGTTTGCTGTAGATTGTAATAAAAATGTATTGGTCTTACTTACAGACATGACGGCGTTTGCAGATGCTTTAAAAGAAATCGCCATTACTATGGATCAAATTCCTGCAAACCGCGGATATCCAGGATCTTTATATTCAGATCTTGCATTGCGTTATGAAAAAGCTGTGGATATAGCAAACGGGGGATCCATTACTTTAATTAGTGTCACTACAATGCCCGGGGATGATATTACCCATCCTGTTCCTGATAACACTGGATTCATTACAGAAGGACAGTTTTATCTGAAGAATAATCGTATTGACCCGTTTGGATCCTTATCTCGTTTGAAGCAATTGGTTATTGGTAAGGTAACTAGAGAAGATCATGGAGATCTTGCAAATTCCTTAATACGGCTGTATGCCGATTCTAGGAAAGCTGCTGAAAGAATGTCTATGGGCTTTAAGTTATCAAATTGGGATAAAAAGTTACTGGCATTTGCTGAGCTTTTCGAAACACGATTAATGAGTTTAGAAGTAAATATTCCTTTAGAAGAAGCTTTAGATATTGGTTGGAAAATTCTTGCCCAAAGTTTCCATTCCGAAGAAGTAGGAATAAAGGAACAATTGATCAATAAGTATTGGCCGAAATCATGTCTTCACAGATAA
- a CDS encoding V-type ATP synthase subunit A, producing the protein MVATSAQTTQGYVVEAYGNLLRVRFEGHVRQGEVAYVSVNDTWLKAEVIEVVGQEVKIQVFEDTQDVCRGALVTFSGHLLEAELGPGLLQGIFDGLQNRLQVLAESSFFLKRGEYVNALCKHTLWEYTPKAVVGDVLLRGDALGFVKEGYFNHKIMVPFSCFKEVTVTWVISGGSYSVDTVVAKARDADGNEYSFTMVQKWPIKQAFIQGDKVPCHEIMDVGVRILDTQIPVLKGGTFCTPGPFGAGKTVLQHHLSKYAAVDIVILCACGERAGEVVEVLQEFPHLTDPHTGESLMHRTCIICNTSSMPVAARESSIYLGITIAEYYRQMGLHVLLLADSTSRWAQALREISGRLEEIPGEEAFPAYLASRIAAFYERGGAVRMKDGSEGSLTICGAVSPAGGNFEEPVTQATLSVVGAFCGLSKARADARRYPSIDPMISWSKYLDQVGDILENKIQGWGDAVKKANYFLREGSEIGKRMEVVGEEGIPMDDMEIYLKAELYDFCYLQQNAFDAVDCYCPFDRQIELFSLMSRIFDAKFSFDCPDNARSFFLELQSKIKTLNGQKFLSEEYKEGMEVVLRLLETKMVQTA; encoded by the coding sequence ATGGTAGCAACTTCAGCACAAACAACTCAGGGATATGTTGTAGAGGCTTATGGGAATTTATTACGTGTGCGTTTTGAGGGACACGTGCGTCAAGGAGAGGTTGCTTATGTTAGTGTTAATGATACATGGTTAAAAGCTGAGGTCATTGAGGTTGTTGGTCAAGAGGTTAAAATTCAGGTTTTTGAAGATACTCAAGACGTTTGCCGAGGAGCATTAGTGACTTTCTCAGGACATTTATTAGAAGCAGAATTAGGTCCGGGGTTATTGCAAGGAATTTTTGACGGACTACAAAACCGTCTACAGGTATTGGCAGAGAGTAGTTTCTTTTTGAAAAGAGGAGAGTATGTTAACGCTCTTTGCAAGCATACATTGTGGGAATATACGCCAAAAGCTGTTGTGGGGGATGTTCTTCTTCGTGGGGATGCTCTAGGTTTTGTGAAAGAAGGGTACTTTAACCATAAAATTATGGTGCCATTTTCTTGTTTTAAAGAGGTAACCGTTACCTGGGTAATTTCAGGAGGTAGCTATAGCGTTGATACAGTAGTTGCTAAAGCTCGAGACGCGGATGGGAACGAATACAGCTTTACTATGGTTCAGAAATGGCCGATTAAGCAGGCATTTATCCAAGGAGATAAGGTGCCCTGTCATGAGATTATGGACGTAGGTGTACGTATTTTAGATACGCAAATTCCTGTATTGAAGGGTGGAACATTTTGTACTCCCGGTCCGTTTGGTGCAGGAAAAACGGTTTTGCAACACCATTTATCTAAGTATGCTGCTGTAGATATTGTTATTCTTTGTGCATGTGGAGAACGTGCTGGTGAAGTGGTAGAGGTATTGCAAGAATTTCCTCACCTTACAGATCCTCATACCGGAGAGTCTTTAATGCATAGGACGTGTATCATTTGTAATACCTCTTCTATGCCTGTAGCAGCTAGGGAATCTTCAATCTACCTGGGAATAACTATCGCAGAATATTATAGGCAGATGGGTCTACATGTGCTTTTGCTTGCTGATTCGACATCCCGATGGGCTCAAGCATTAAGAGAAATCTCAGGAAGATTAGAAGAAATTCCAGGAGAAGAGGCTTTCCCAGCTTATTTAGCATCAAGAATAGCCGCTTTTTATGAGCGTGGTGGAGCTGTACGCATGAAAGATGGTTCAGAAGGTTCTTTGACAATATGTGGTGCTGTATCTCCTGCAGGAGGGAATTTTGAAGAGCCTGTAACACAAGCCACTTTGTCTGTAGTAGGAGCTTTTTGTGGTCTTTCTAAAGCCCGTGCTGATGCTCGACGTTATCCTTCTATTGATCCAATGATTTCATGGTCGAAATACTTAGATCAAGTTGGAGATATATTAGAGAATAAGATTCAAGGTTGGGGAGATGCGGTTAAAAAAGCAAATTACTTCCTTCGCGAAGGATCCGAAATTGGTAAACGTATGGAAGTCGTCGGAGAAGAAGGTATTCCCATGGATGATATGGAGATCTACCTAAAAGCAGAGTTATATGATTTTTGTTATCTCCAACAGAATGCTTTTGATGCTGTAGATTGTTATTGTCCTTTTGATCGACAAATTGAGTTATTTTCATTAATGAGTCGTATTTTTGACGCGAAATTTAGCTTTGATTGTCCCGATAATGCAAGGAGTTTTTTCCTCGAACTGCAGAGTAAAATCAAAACCTTAAATGGACAGAAGTTTCTTTCTGAAGAATACAAAGAAGGAATGGAAGTAGTTCTTAGGTTATTAGAGACGAAGATGGTACAAACAGCGTAA
- a CDS encoding ATP synthase subunit C → MIDLSVVGPVFAMGLAMIGSAIGCGMAGVASHAVMSRIDEGHGKIIGLSAMPSSQSIYGLIFMLLLRDGIKDGKVGAIGAIAMGLSVGIALLISAVMQGKCCVSAIQAYARSSAIYGKSFASIGIVESFALFAFVFALLLF, encoded by the coding sequence ATGATTGATTTATCGGTTGTTGGTCCTGTTTTCGCCATGGGCTTAGCAATGATAGGCAGCGCCATTGGTTGTGGTATGGCAGGAGTGGCTTCGCATGCTGTGATGTCCCGAATTGACGAGGGACATGGAAAGATTATAGGCTTATCAGCCATGCCATCATCACAATCTATCTACGGATTGATTTTCATGCTTTTACTCAGAGATGGGATTAAAGATGGTAAGGTTGGTGCTATAGGGGCTATTGCTATGGGGCTTTCTGTTGGTATAGCATTATTAATATCTGCTGTAATGCAGGGGAAGTGTTGTGTAAGCGCTATTCAAGCATACGCGCGTTCTTCAGCTATTTATGGTAAATCTTTTGCATCTATTGGGATAGTTGAATCGTTTGCACTCTTTGCTTTTGTTTTTGCGTTATTATTATTCTAA
- a CDS encoding V-type ATP synthase subunit E has translation MADLGAEDKLKQICDALRIETLKPAEDEADAIVRNAKEQAKRIIDEAQERAAQIIASAQGEADNKLKQGESALAQAGKRSLESLKQAVENKVFKESLAEWLDNALADPEVSAKLVAALIQAIEDQGISGDLTAYIGKHVATRAVNELLGKSVLAKLKGKGVAIGKFIGGVQLKVEDKNWVLDLSSDTLLDLLMRYLQKDFREMIFQDS, from the coding sequence ATGGCAGATCTCGGTGCAGAAGACAAATTAAAGCAAATCTGCGATGCTCTACGAATAGAAACTTTAAAACCTGCTGAAGATGAAGCGGACGCCATTGTGCGCAACGCAAAAGAACAGGCGAAAAGGATAATTGACGAAGCTCAAGAACGGGCTGCTCAGATTATTGCTTCAGCTCAAGGAGAAGCTGACAATAAGCTAAAACAGGGAGAGTCTGCTTTAGCTCAAGCAGGAAAGCGTTCCTTAGAAAGTTTAAAACAGGCTGTAGAAAACAAAGTCTTTAAAGAATCCTTAGCGGAATGGCTAGACAATGCTTTAGCTGATCCTGAGGTGTCTGCTAAACTTGTTGCAGCGTTGATACAGGCTATAGAAGACCAAGGCATTTCCGGGGATCTTACAGCTTATATCGGTAAACACGTGGCTACAAGAGCTGTTAATGAACTCCTAGGAAAATCCGTATTAGCAAAGCTCAAAGGTAAGGGAGTGGCTATCGGCAAGTTTATCGGTGGTGTTCAATTAAAAGTTGAAGACAAGAACTGGGTGTTAGACCTTAGTTCGGATACCTTGCTTGATCTTTTAATGCGTTATTTGCAAAAAGATTTTCGTGAAATGATATTTCAGGACTCTTAG
- a CDS encoding V-type ATP synthase subunit I has protein sequence MRVNVDKYLFIGRNRSEFFTACRELGIVEFISDKRFITAEKLRRFSECLKILNCLKREYPSADLSLSKSENLTVEQILDEVFSLHQEILSLTEATKALRKEILRVKPLGVFSSDDIIEFTRKTGLTIRFFYRKHVDGQDIEVEQPNVFYLSTAYNFDYYAVIGVVGLSKDQFTEIDSPYSVNELQSKESVLLRDIHLKKSRICELYAYRQDVLEGLCDYDNEQRLRHAEDSVEELFDGKIFSISGWVISDRIQELEKLCDQFDICLHKVAPDPDEIVPTYLENSGLGRIGEDLVNIYDTPASSDKDPSLWVFISFFFFFSMIVNDGGYGLVFLATSLFITFKARRALKGSKPLARFLKMFSILGLGCICWGFATTSFFGISISPSNPLREYSLTHMLALKKAEYYLDKHPKGYKELVNEHPLLKDKQSPEEFLLATEKSSGETVARAVVYDKFTDNILMELALFIGVIHMALGMLRYIRQRYSGLGWIIFMCGAYLYLPLYLQSVSLIHYLFHVPYDFGGIIGYYGVFVGIGLAVAGAILQRGVSGIDEITAIIQVFSDVLSYLRIYALGLAGAMVGTTIVQISSRFPPAIAFVIILFGHSVNILLSIMGGVIHGLRLNFIEWYHYSFDGGGKLLRPLRKVVCHKVADS, from the coding sequence ATGCGCGTAAATGTTGATAAGTATCTCTTTATTGGAAGAAATCGATCAGAATTTTTTACTGCTTGTAGAGAACTTGGAATAGTTGAGTTCATCTCTGATAAAAGATTTATTACTGCTGAAAAATTGCGGCGTTTTTCTGAATGTTTGAAAATTCTAAATTGTTTGAAAAGAGAATATCCTTCAGCTGACTTATCCTTGTCAAAATCTGAGAATCTAACTGTCGAGCAGATACTAGATGAGGTGTTTTCTCTCCATCAAGAGATTCTTTCTTTAACAGAAGCTACGAAAGCTTTAAGGAAAGAGATTCTTAGAGTTAAACCTTTAGGGGTATTTTCTTCTGATGATATTATCGAATTTACAAGGAAAACTGGTTTAACAATCAGATTTTTCTATCGAAAACATGTAGATGGTCAAGATATAGAAGTAGAGCAACCAAATGTCTTCTACTTATCTACGGCATATAATTTCGATTACTATGCTGTGATTGGTGTAGTTGGCTTGTCAAAAGATCAGTTCACAGAGATCGATTCTCCGTACTCTGTTAACGAATTGCAATCTAAAGAATCTGTTCTTTTAAGAGATATTCATCTTAAGAAATCGAGAATTTGTGAACTTTATGCTTATCGTCAAGATGTTCTTGAAGGGCTTTGTGATTATGATAATGAACAACGATTAAGACATGCTGAAGATAGTGTAGAAGAACTCTTTGATGGTAAGATTTTTTCTATTTCGGGATGGGTAATCTCTGATCGCATTCAAGAACTAGAGAAACTATGTGACCAGTTTGATATTTGCTTACATAAAGTAGCTCCAGATCCTGATGAGATTGTCCCTACATATTTGGAAAATAGTGGTCTCGGACGTATCGGAGAAGATCTGGTCAACATTTATGATACACCAGCATCTTCAGATAAAGACCCTTCATTATGGGTGTTTATCTCATTTTTCTTCTTCTTTTCTATGATCGTTAATGATGGTGGTTATGGACTTGTTTTCTTAGCAACTTCGCTTTTCATAACGTTTAAAGCGCGTCGTGCTCTGAAAGGTTCTAAACCCTTAGCACGTTTTTTGAAGATGTTTTCCATTTTGGGATTGGGATGTATTTGCTGGGGATTTGCCACAACGTCATTTTTTGGGATTTCTATAAGTCCTTCGAATCCTTTGAGAGAATATTCTCTTACTCATATGTTGGCTTTGAAAAAGGCAGAATATTATCTAGACAAGCATCCTAAAGGATATAAAGAGTTAGTCAATGAACATCCTTTATTGAAAGATAAACAAAGTCCAGAAGAGTTTCTTCTTGCCACGGAAAAATCTAGTGGAGAGACGGTAGCGCGTGCTGTTGTTTATGATAAGTTTACGGATAACATCCTAATGGAGTTGGCGTTATTTATTGGAGTGATTCATATGGCTCTGGGAATGTTACGTTATATACGTCAGCGTTATTCAGGCTTAGGGTGGATTATTTTTATGTGTGGGGCCTATCTGTATCTACCTCTGTATTTGCAATCAGTGTCTTTGATTCATTACCTGTTCCATGTTCCTTATGATTTTGGAGGAATAATTGGTTATTACGGAGTATTTGTAGGTATAGGCCTTGCAGTTGCTGGTGCTATTTTACAACGTGGTGTTAGCGGTATTGATGAGATTACAGCAATTATTCAGGTATTCTCAGATGTTCTGTCTTATTTGCGTATCTACGCATTAGGATTAGCAGGAGCTATGGTAGGAACAACAATCGTGCAGATTAGCAGCCGTTTTCCTCCTGCTATAGCTTTCGTTATTATTTTGTTTGGTCATTCGGTGAATATACTTCTTTCTATTATGGGCGGAGTGATTCATGGACTTAGATTAAACTTCATTGAGTGGTATCACTACAGTTTTGATGGAGGAGGGAAACTCCTACGTCCTTTAAGAAAAGTAGTATGTCATAAGGTTGCGGATTCCTAG
- a CDS encoding DUF2764 family protein produces the protein MTQYYFLSSFFLPQLPESQPVYSFDILDDLLHLNLSDQDLEYYVILKRFFDFENFAFFWSGKPLPHSYGIVTQENVGSMVNLQQWSDNCEFEDFFKDFLLQYKTPKERVDNFSSLVREFLSYYQHSSSEFLRTYFMFKQNLRIILAGFRSRVMKLDVSYVLRDEDSSDPVVLQVLMQKDAPNYELPGEFSDLSDVLQDYGRLPHTLNRTLSLYEFHKIEEMYRDKYFDANAVLARVAAYLFAIRNSMVNLEKGKNIINSMEKAITW, from the coding sequence ATGACTCAATACTACTTTTTATCGTCGTTTTTTCTTCCTCAGCTTCCTGAGTCTCAGCCTGTCTATTCTTTTGATATTCTTGATGATCTACTTCATTTAAATTTATCTGATCAAGATCTAGAGTATTACGTTATTTTAAAACGCTTTTTTGATTTTGAGAATTTTGCATTTTTCTGGTCAGGGAAACCCCTGCCGCATTCTTATGGCATCGTAACACAAGAGAATGTTGGGAGTATGGTTAATCTTCAACAATGGTCAGATAATTGTGAATTTGAGGATTTTTTTAAGGACTTTCTCTTGCAATATAAGACTCCTAAAGAGCGTGTAGATAACTTTTCTTCATTAGTTAGGGAATTTCTATCATATTACCAACATAGCTCTTCTGAGTTCCTCCGCACATATTTTATGTTTAAGCAAAATTTACGCATTATTCTGGCAGGATTTCGCTCTCGAGTCATGAAACTTGATGTTTCTTATGTATTAAGAGATGAAGACAGTTCTGATCCTGTGGTGCTTCAAGTTTTGATGCAAAAAGATGCTCCTAATTACGAGCTTCCGGGAGAATTTTCAGATTTGAGTGATGTACTACAAGATTACGGACGTTTACCTCATACATTGAACCGTACATTGTCTCTTTATGAGTTTCATAAAATTGAGGAGATGTATCGTGATAAATATTTTGATGCAAATGCAGTTTTAGCAAGGGTTGCAGCATATTTATTTGCCATTCGCAATAGTATGGTAAATTTAGAGAAAGGCAAAAACATTATTAATTCTATGGAAAAGGCAATCACATGGTAG
- a CDS encoding ferredoxin gives MNHNSLLVFSCPCCCEGEVSFSVFSLEEVLACSCCSSTYAFDPSMRNSIRQFAALCLRIHEASSILGHAAVSVSIQDSAVEIPFQLLFSRFPVVFNLTIEGKKIAIRFIFDALKREVLHKENVSLV, from the coding sequence ATGAACCATAACTCGTTACTTGTTTTTTCCTGTCCGTGCTGCTGCGAAGGAGAAGTTTCTTTTTCTGTATTTAGCTTGGAGGAAGTCCTAGCTTGTAGTTGTTGTTCTTCTACATATGCATTTGATCCATCAATGCGAAACTCTATTCGTCAATTTGCTGCATTATGTTTGAGGATTCATGAAGCCTCGTCTATCTTAGGACATGCTGCTGTTTCTGTCTCTATTCAAGACAGTGCTGTAGAGATCCCTTTTCAACTGCTCTTTTCAAGATTCCCTGTGGTTTTCAATTTAACTATTGAAGGGAAGAAGATAGCAATTCGCTTTATTTTCGATGCTCTTAAAAGAGAAGTCTTACATAAAGAGAACGTATCTTTAGTTTAA